The nucleotide window CTTGCAGCTTTGTTCAATCGTTGTCACAGTTTCAGATTTAGCGAAAATAGCGCTATATTTCGCAACGGATGGCAACAACGAATATTACTCAGAAAAAGCAAAGAGTAGTCTAGAAGTAATTCAAGTTGCAAAAGCTTTAATGCTAACATGCGGAATGTACAACGCTTCAGGAAAATTTGCAGCGTTTGTTGGCATGCCTGCTAAAAGTGGTGTATCTGGAGCTATAATCGCCGTTGTGAAAAATTCAAAGATCGAAGGATTACAAGGCCCAATGGGTATTGGATTATATGGTCCATCAATCGATTCAGTAGGGAATAGTGTAGCTGGTATTCATTTTTTAACGAAGCTTTCAAAGGAATATGATTTGTTTTGTTTATAAATATTAAGTATACATCTTGTCAAACTATAAAATATAAGGGCAACATTACACAAGTTAGTGTGACTGTTGCCCTTGTTCATTATTTTAGATGTGCATGATCACGGCCAATTGGTACTACTAGAGGAGTTGCAGAAATCGGATCCTCAATTACCATACAGTCTAAATCAAACGTCTCCTTAATAAGCTCACTTGTAATAATTTTAGATGGAGCACCTTCCGCAATTAACTCGCCATCGACTGCCTCATAATCATCCTTCGACCAACCGCTAAATAAAGATTGGTAAGGAAAGCGACCTCGACCAATTAAGTCCGCTACGGTAATACCCTCTGGAACAATAAATTAAACTTTCTATGTAATGATTGACATTGCCTGTTTAATGCAGTATTTTAAATGAAAAAGATTATCATTTGCAATTGAGTGACGTTAATTAATATAAAGCGAAAATTTAGGGAGTGTTATCGATGGATTTATATGATGTAACAATCGTTGGTGGAGGACCTGCAGGCTTATATAGTGCGTTTTATAGTGGAATGCGAGATATGAAAACAAAAATTATTGAATTTCAGCCTCAACTAGGTGGGAAGGTCAATATCTTTTTAGAAAAAATGTTATGGGATGTTGGGGGGCAACCACCGATAATTGCTGAGCGATTTATAGAAAATTTAGTAGAGCAGGCGATGACGTTCAATCCAACTGTTTGTTTAAATTCAAAAGTACAGTCCATTGATAAAGTAGACGATTACTTTATTATTTCAACTGATAGTGGCTTAAAACATTATTCGAAAACGATCATTGTGTCCATTGGAGGAGGTATTTTTCAGCCAATTAAATTAGAACTTGAAGGCGCCGAAAAATATGAAATGACAAATTTACATTACACGATTAATGGCCTTCATCGCTTCAAGGATAAAGAAGTACTTATTTCTGGTGGTGGCAATGGTGCAATCGATTGGGCGGTGGAATTATTACCAATTGCTAAAAAGGTAACTGTTATTTACCGAAGTGAAGAACTTAAGGCTCATGAGGCACAAGTGAATAAATTATTCGAACATAATGTTGAAATTTTATTGAATGCTGAAATTAGCTCCCTTCAATCCAATGCAAATAAAACGGCAATTGAAAAAGT belongs to Solibacillus sp. FSL R7-0682 and includes:
- a CDS encoding NAD(P)/FAD-dependent oxidoreductase, whose amino-acid sequence is MDLYDVTIVGGGPAGLYSAFYSGMRDMKTKIIEFQPQLGGKVNIFLEKMLWDVGGQPPIIAERFIENLVEQAMTFNPTVCLNSKVQSIDKVDDYFIISTDSGLKHYSKTIIVSIGGGIFQPIKLELEGAEKYEMTNLHYTINGLHRFKDKEVLISGGGNGAIDWAVELLPIAKKVTVIYRSEELKAHEAQVNKLFEHNVEILLNAEISSLQSNANKTAIEKVTIVQQGQKLEMVVDDIIISHGYNREVSLDFTAHIAPERKNDYLIQSTGQCKTTVPGLFAAGDIIAYEDKVNLLVGTFQDAVLAVNSAKKYIQPEANQYAMVSSHNEKFREKNQEIYSQVIMGR